One region of Desulfitobacterium chlororespirans DSM 11544 genomic DNA includes:
- a CDS encoding transketolase family protein, with amino-acid sequence MAKQATRDAYGKTLVALGAEKKDIVVLDADLSKSTKTADFAKHYPERFFNMGIAEANLMGTAAGLAAAGKIPFASTFAIFATGRAFEQIRNSIAYPKLNVKIAATHAGVTVGEDGGSHQAVEDVAIMRAVPNMTVLVPADGVETQQAIRAAAAYEGPVYIRMGRLDVPLLFDDQYQFEIGKANVLREGSDCVVFANGVMVAAALEAAQDLEQENIQVAVVNVASVKPLDVKTIVACAQKTGAAVTAEEHTIIGGLGSAVAEALSEHAPTPLVRVGIKDTFGESGRPLELLEKYGLTKKEVMAAVKAVIARK; translated from the coding sequence TTGGCTAAACAAGCAACACGGGATGCCTATGGTAAAACCTTAGTGGCCTTAGGGGCAGAAAAAAAGGATATCGTTGTTCTGGATGCAGATCTGTCTAAATCCACGAAGACCGCGGATTTTGCCAAACACTACCCGGAACGGTTTTTTAATATGGGAATTGCGGAAGCCAACCTTATGGGCACAGCGGCAGGTTTGGCAGCGGCGGGTAAGATCCCCTTTGCCAGTACTTTTGCTATTTTTGCCACAGGACGGGCTTTTGAGCAGATTCGCAATTCCATCGCTTATCCTAAACTAAATGTTAAGATTGCCGCCACTCATGCTGGTGTTACCGTTGGTGAGGACGGAGGATCTCACCAGGCGGTGGAGGATGTGGCCATTATGAGGGCTGTACCTAATATGACCGTATTGGTTCCTGCCGATGGGGTGGAAACCCAGCAAGCCATCCGGGCTGCCGCAGCATATGAAGGCCCTGTCTATATTCGGATGGGCCGGCTTGATGTTCCTTTGCTTTTTGACGATCAGTATCAGTTCGAGATCGGTAAAGCCAATGTTCTTCGGGAAGGCTCGGATTGTGTTGTTTTTGCTAACGGAGTCATGGTGGCTGCTGCTTTGGAAGCTGCCCAAGACCTTGAACAGGAAAATATCCAGGTTGCGGTGGTTAATGTAGCCTCTGTAAAGCCTCTGGATGTGAAGACCATCGTCGCCTGCGCTCAAAAGACCGGTGCGGCGGTGACTGCCGAAGAGCATACTATTATTGGCGGCCTGGGAAGCGCAGTAGCTGAAGCCTTAAGTGAACATGCGCCTACTCCCTTGGTCCGGGTCGGGATTAAGGATACCTTTGGAGAATCAGGCCGCCCCTTGGAATTGCTGGAGAAATACGGCTTAACCAAAAAAGAAGTCATGGCGGCAGTAAAAGCGGTTATTGCCAGAAAATAG